Proteins encoded in a region of the Spiroplasma endosymbiont of Amphimallon solstitiale genome:
- a CDS encoding IS30 family transposase, protein MYKYLTIESIIAIKEYKSYGFSIRKIAKAIDYSKSTVHRVCRLLNQNLLPLEILNKIQKNKQNAGRKLIILTLIEINTINHLLITKNYALDIIANFLKENKIKSISTKTLYNMFKTNRMGFDENNLLRKGKNKPHKQKETRGRINNCKSIHERNLIIPNIKNIEEFGHLEGDTIIGKDHKSSIITLADIWSKTTIPLATKNNKSENITKSIIKFISKLQKGTVKTITFDRGKEFSKWKLIEKNCNVKIYFADPGKPCQRGLNENNNGILRRYLPKSTDLSSYKQKDLNTIAFQINSTPRKSLSYKRPIDLIQLF, encoded by the coding sequence ATGTATAAGTATCTGACTATTGAATCAATAATAGCAATAAAAGAATATAAAAGTTATGGATTTTCGATTCGTAAAATAGCAAAAGCCATTGATTATAGTAAATCAACTGTACATAGAGTTTGTAGATTATTAAATCAAAACTTATTACCATTAGAAATATTGAATAAAATTCAAAAAAATAAACAAAATGCAGGTAGAAAATTAATAATTTTAACTTTAATAGAAATTAATACTATTAATCATTTGTTAATTACTAAAAATTATGCTCTTGATATAATTGCTAATTTTTTAAAGGAAAATAAAATAAAAAGTATTTCAACAAAAACTTTATATAACATGTTTAAAACAAATCGAATGGGTTTTGATGAAAATAACTTATTGAGAAAAGGAAAAAATAAACCTCACAAACAAAAAGAAACTAGGGGCAGAATTAATAATTGTAAGTCTATTCATGAAAGAAATTTAATCATTCCTAATATTAAAAATATAGAAGAATTTGGTCATTTAGAAGGTGATACTATCATTGGTAAAGATCATAAAAGTTCTATTATTACTTTAGCTGATATATGATCAAAAACCACAATTCCTTTAGCAACTAAAAATAATAAATCAGAAAATATTACAAAAAGTATAATAAAATTTATTTCAAAGTTACAAAAAGGAACAGTTAAAACTATTACTTTTGATCGTGGTAAAGAATTTAGTAAATGAAAATTAATCGAAAAAAATTGTAATGTTAAGATTTATTTTGCAGATCCTGGTAAACCTTGTCAAAGAGGTTTAAATGAAAATAATAATGGTATTTTAAGAAGATATTTACCAAAATCTACAGATCTATCTTCATATAAACAAAAAGATTTAAATACTATAGCATTTCAAATTAATTCTACACCCAGAAAATCACTATCTTATAAAAGACCAATAGATTTAATACAATTATTTTAA
- a CDS encoding IS256 family transposase, with the protein MAKKQNINNNDPISKAVDLLLENTEDLTTVFKEGGLYKELTKRLVEKMLNSEMQNYLGYEKNQHSNTENARNGTSLKKLITQQGKIEIDVPRDRNSDFTPVIVAKRQRRFDGFDQQVLSLYAKGMTLSDIRMQLQELYHGADISESVISQITDDVIDDVKAWQNRPLESVYPIVYFDCIVVKVRQDKRIINKSVYIALGVDLEGKKDVLGLWISENEGAKFWLANFTEMKNRGLNDILIACSDNLTGMSEAIQAVYPKTEHQLCIVHQIRNSLKYVSYKHRKTLVTDLKPIYSACSEEQAMQALESFESKWNKQYPQIAKSWYKNWENLMIFISYPAEIKRVIYTTNAIESVNSQLRKVIRNKKAFPNDMSVFKIFYLAIENITKKWTLPIQNWNTAIAHFMIKFEDRINLN; encoded by the coding sequence ATGGCTAAAAAACAAAATATTAATAATAATGATCCAATATCAAAAGCAGTAGATTTATTATTAGAAAATACTGAAGATTTAACAACAGTTTTTAAAGAAGGGGGTTTATATAAAGAATTAACAAAACGTTTAGTTGAAAAAATGTTGAATTCTGAAATGCAAAATTATTTAGGATATGAAAAAAATCAACATAGTAATACTGAAAATGCTCGTAATGGTACAAGTTTAAAAAAATTAATAACTCAACAAGGTAAAATTGAGATTGATGTACCAAGAGATCGCAATAGTGATTTTACTCCTGTAATAGTTGCAAAAAGACAGCGAAGATTTGATGGTTTTGATCAACAAGTGCTTTCACTATATGCAAAAGGTATGACTCTATCTGACATTAGAATGCAGTTACAAGAGTTATATCATGGTGCTGATATTAGTGAAAGTGTTATTAGTCAAATTACTGATGATGTTATTGATGATGTCAAAGCATGACAAAATCGACCATTAGAAAGCGTTTATCCGATTGTTTATTTTGATTGTATAGTAGTTAAAGTTCGACAAGATAAACGGATTATTAATAAATCAGTTTATATAGCATTAGGAGTTGATTTAGAAGGTAAAAAAGATGTTTTAGGCTTATGAATTAGTGAAAATGAAGGTGCTAAATTTTGATTAGCTAATTTCACAGAAATGAAAAATCGAGGCTTAAATGATATTTTGATTGCTTGTAGTGATAATTTAACAGGCATGTCAGAAGCAATACAAGCAGTTTATCCTAAAACAGAACATCAATTATGCATTGTTCATCAAATTCGAAATAGTTTAAAATATGTTTCATACAAACATCGAAAAACTCTAGTTACAGATTTAAAACCAATTTATAGTGCATGTAGTGAAGAACAAGCAATGCAAGCTTTAGAATCATTTGAAAGTAAATGAAATAAACAATATCCCCAAATTGCTAAATCTTGATATAAAAATTGAGAAAATTTGATGATTTTTATTAGTTATCCTGCAGAAATCAAAAGAGTAATTTATACAACAAATGCTATTGAATCTGTTAATAGTCAATTACGAAAAGTTATTAGAAACAAAAAAGCTTTTCCTAATGATATGTCAGTTTTTAAAATATTTTATTTAGCAATTGAAAATATAACAAAAAAATGAACATTGCCTATTCAAAATTGAAATACAGCAATTGCTCATTTTATGATAAAATTTGAAGACAGAATTAATCTGAACTAG
- a CDS encoding transposase-like zinc-binding domain-containing protein gives MNKNTVKEILNNLSDKDFIEIFRENKTRIKQIEKKEKFEAVEQKFKEKGIQCPDCSSFLCTKYGSKDYKQRYKCKSCNITFHAFKNHYFYWSHLSHDQWDLLIQIATLGQSAYIISQFINTTNKTAWFNRQKFMKSTQLVKTQNQFVKLKARIEIDETFIKEIHKGNFKDPNDPRKQWIEENAKDLNCCIQMAIDENRNIYAQTTNTKRLNKKWVQENLTSKLIEENSIIVCDMQVLYDTVAKQTKSTIQQFKSKENKELNYKKLSNVSKIQSSLKEFITHYHGIGFTNIQNYLNLWKWKYQHYGLTPYQKSNVLYFSL, from the coding sequence ATGAATAAAAATACAGTAAAAGAAATTTTAAATAATTTGTCTGATAAAGATTTTATTGAGATTTTTAGAGAAAATAAAACTAGAATTAAACAAATTGAGAAAAAAGAAAAATTTGAAGCAGTCGAACAAAAATTCAAAGAGAAAGGGATTCAATGTCCAGATTGTAGTTCTTTTTTGTGTACTAAATATGGTAGTAAAGATTATAAGCAAAGATATAAATGTAAAAGTTGTAATATTACTTTTCATGCTTTTAAAAATCATTATTTTTATTGAAGTCATTTATCTCATGATCAATGAGATTTATTGATACAAATAGCTACTTTAGGTCAATCTGCTTACATTATTTCTCAATTTATTAATACTACAAATAAAACTGCCTGATTTAATCGTCAAAAATTTATGAAATCAACACAATTAGTAAAAACACAAAATCAATTTGTAAAATTAAAAGCTAGAATTGAAATTGACGAAACTTTTATCAAAGAAATTCATAAAGGAAACTTTAAAGATCCAAATGATCCAAGAAAACAATGAATTGAAGAAAATGCTAAAGATTTAAATTGTTGTATTCAAATGGCAATTGATGAAAACCGAAATATCTATGCTCAAACAACAAATACTAAAAGATTAAATAAAAAATGAGTACAAGAAAACTTAACATCGAAACTTATCGAAGAAAATTCAATTATAGTTTGTGATATGCAAGTATTATATGATACAGTAGCTAAACAAACTAAATCCACTATCCAGCAGTTTAAATCAAAAGAAAATAAAGAATTAAATTATAAAAAATTAAGTAATGTCAGTAAAATACAATCAAGTTTAAAAGAATTTATTACTCATTACCATGGCATTGGATTTACCAATATTCAAAATTACCTCAATTTATGGAAATGAAAATATCAACACTACGGATTAACCCCTTATCAAAAATCCAATGTGTTATATTTCAGTTTGTAA
- a CDS encoding IS256 family transposase, with protein MAKKQNINNNDPISKAVDLLLENTEDLTTVFKEGGLYKELTKRLVEKMLNSEMQNYLGYEKNQHSNTENARNGTSSKKLITQQGKIEIDVPRDRNSDFTPVIVAKRQRRFDGFDQQVLSLYAKGMTLSDIRMQLQELYHGADISESVISQITDDVIDDVKTWQNRPLESVYPIVYFDCIVVKVRQDKRIINKSVYIALGVDLEGKKDVLGLWISENEGAKFWLANFTEMKNRGLNDILIACSDNLTGMSEAIQAVYPKTEHQLCIVHQIRNSLKYVSYKHRKTLVTDLKPIYSACSEEQAMQALESFESKWNKQYPQIAKSWYKNWENLMIFISYPAEIKRVIYTTNAIESVNSQLRKVIRNKKAFPNDMSVFKIFYLAIENITKKWTLPIQNWNTAIVHFMIKFEDRINLN; from the coding sequence ATGGCTAAAAAACAAAATATTAATAATAATGATCCAATATCAAAAGCAGTAGATTTATTATTAGAAAATACTGAAGATTTAACAACAGTTTTTAAAGAAGGGGGTTTATATAAAGAATTAACAAAACGTTTAGTTGAAAAAATGTTGAATTCTGAAATGCAAAATTATTTAGGATATGAAAAAAATCAACATAGTAATACTGAAAATGCTCGTAATGGTACAAGTTCAAAAAAATTAATAACTCAACAAGGTAAAATTGAGATTGATGTACCAAGAGATCGCAATAGTGATTTTACTCCTGTAATAGTTGCAAAAAGACAGCGAAGATTTGATGGTTTTGATCAACAAGTGCTTTCACTATATGCAAAAGGTATGACTCTATCTGACATTAGAATGCAGTTACAAGAGTTATATCATGGTGCTGATATTAGTGAAAGTGTTATTAGTCAAATTACTGATGATGTTATTGATGATGTCAAAACATGACAAAATCGACCATTAGAAAGCGTTTATCCGATTGTTTATTTTGATTGTATAGTAGTTAAAGTTCGACAAGATAAACGGATTATTAATAAATCAGTTTATATAGCATTAGGAGTTGATTTAGAAGGTAAAAAAGATGTTTTAGGCTTATGAATTAGTGAAAATGAAGGTGCTAAATTTTGATTAGCTAATTTCACAGAAATGAAAAATCGAGGCTTAAATGATATTTTGATTGCTTGTAGTGATAATTTAACAGGCATGTCAGAAGCAATACAAGCAGTTTATCCTAAAACAGAACATCAATTATGCATTGTTCATCAAATTCGAAATAGTTTAAAATATGTTTCATACAAACATCGAAAAACTCTAGTTACAGATTTAAAACCAATTTATAGTGCATGTAGTGAAGAACAAGCAATGCAAGCTTTAGAATCATTTGAAAGTAAATGAAATAAACAATATCCCCAAATTGCTAAATCTTGATATAAAAATTGAGAAAATTTGATGATTTTTATTAGTTATCCTGCAGAAATCAAAAGAGTAATTTATACAACAAATGCTATTGAATCTGTTAATAGTCAATTACGAAAAGTTATTAGAAACAAAAAAGCTTTTCCTAATGATATGTCAGTTTTTAAAATATTTTATTTAGCAATTGAAAATATAACAAAAAAATGAACATTGCCTATTCAAAATTGAAATACAGCAATTGTTCATTTTATGATAAAATTTGAAGACAGAATTAATCTGAACTAG
- a CDS encoding IS256 family transposase — protein MAKKQNINNNDPISKAVDLLLENTEDLTTVFKEGGLYKELTKRLVEKMLNSEMQNYLGYEKNQHSNTENARNGTSSKKLITQQGKIEIDVPRDRNSDFTPVIVAKRQRRFDGFDQQVLSLYAKGMTLSDIRMQLQELYHGADISESVISQITDDVIDDVKAWQNRPLESIYPIVYFDCIVVKVRQDKRIINKSVYIALGVDLEGKKDVLGLWISENEGAKFWLANFTEMKNRGLNDILIACSDNLTGMSEAIQAVYPKTEHQLCIVHQIRNSLKYVSYKHRKTLVTDLKPIYSACSEEQAMQALESFESKWNKQYPQIAKSWYKNWENLMIFISYPAEIKRVIYTTNAIESVNSQLRKVIRNKKAFPNDMSVFKIFYLAIENITKKWTLPIQNWNTAIAHFMIKFEDRINLN, from the coding sequence ATGGCTAAAAAACAAAATATTAATAATAATGATCCAATATCAAAAGCAGTAGATTTATTATTAGAAAATACTGAAGATTTAACAACAGTTTTTAAAGAAGGGGGTTTATATAAAGAATTAACAAAACGTTTAGTTGAAAAAATGTTGAATTCTGAAATGCAAAATTATTTAGGATATGAAAAAAATCAACATAGTAATACTGAAAATGCTCGTAATGGTACAAGTTCAAAAAAATTAATAACTCAACAAGGTAAAATTGAGATTGATGTACCAAGAGATCGCAATAGTGATTTTACTCCTGTAATAGTTGCAAAAAGACAGCGAAGATTTGATGGTTTTGATCAACAAGTGCTTTCACTATATGCAAAAGGTATGACTCTATCTGACATTAGAATGCAGTTACAAGAGTTATATCATGGTGCTGATATTAGTGAAAGTGTTATTAGTCAAATTACTGATGATGTTATTGATGATGTCAAAGCATGACAAAATCGACCATTAGAAAGCATTTATCCGATTGTTTATTTTGATTGTATAGTAGTTAAAGTTCGACAAGATAAACGGATTATTAATAAATCAGTTTATATAGCATTAGGAGTTGATTTAGAAGGTAAAAAAGATGTTTTAGGCTTATGAATTAGTGAAAATGAAGGTGCTAAATTTTGATTAGCTAATTTCACAGAAATGAAAAATCGAGGCTTAAATGATATTTTGATTGCTTGTAGTGATAATTTAACAGGCATGTCAGAAGCAATACAAGCAGTTTATCCTAAAACAGAACATCAATTATGCATTGTTCATCAAATTCGAAATAGTTTAAAATATGTTTCATACAAACATCGAAAAACTCTAGTTACAGATTTAAAACCAATTTATAGTGCATGTAGTGAAGAACAAGCAATGCAAGCTTTAGAATCATTTGAAAGTAAATGAAATAAACAATATCCCCAAATTGCTAAATCTTGATATAAAAATTGAGAAAATTTGATGATTTTTATTAGTTATCCTGCAGAAATCAAAAGAGTAATTTATACAACAAATGCTATTGAATCTGTTAATAGTCAATTACGAAAAGTTATTAGAAACAAAAAAGCTTTTCCTAATGATATGTCAGTTTTTAAAATATTTTATTTAGCAATTGAAAATATAACAAAAAAATGAACATTGCCTATTCAAAATTGAAATACAGCAATTGCTCATTTTATGATAAAATTTGAAGACAGAATTAATCTGAACTAG
- a CDS encoding IS256 family transposase produces the protein MAKKQNINNNDPISKAVDLLLENTEDLTTVFKEGGLYKELTKRLVEKMLNSEMQNYLGYEKNQHSNTENARNGTSSKKLITQQGKIEIDVPRDRNSDFTPVIVAKRQRRFDGFDQQVLSLYAKGMTLSDIRMQLQELYHGADISESVISQITDDVIDDVKTWQNRPLESIYPIVYFDCIVVKVRQDKRIINKSVYIALGVDLEGKKDVLGLWISENEGAKFWLANFTEMKNRGLNDILIACSDNLTGMSEAIQAVYPKTEHQLCIVHQIRNSLKYVSYKHRKTLVTDLKPIYSACSEEQAMQALESFESKWNKQYPQIAKSWYKNWENLMIFISYPAEIKRVIYTTNAIESVNSQLRKVIRNKKAFPNDMSVFKIFYLAIENITKKWTLPIQNWNTAIAHFMIKFEDRINLN, from the coding sequence ATGGCTAAAAAACAAAATATTAATAATAATGATCCAATATCAAAAGCAGTAGATTTATTATTAGAAAATACTGAAGATTTAACAACAGTTTTTAAAGAAGGGGGTTTATATAAAGAATTAACAAAACGTTTAGTTGAAAAAATGTTGAATTCTGAAATGCAAAATTATTTAGGATATGAAAAAAATCAACATAGTAATACTGAAAATGCTCGTAATGGTACAAGTTCAAAAAAATTAATAACTCAACAAGGTAAAATTGAGATTGATGTACCAAGAGATCGCAATAGTGATTTTACTCCTGTAATAGTTGCAAAAAGACAGCGAAGATTTGATGGTTTTGATCAACAAGTGCTTTCACTATATGCAAAAGGTATGACTCTATCTGACATTAGAATGCAGTTACAAGAGTTATATCATGGTGCTGATATTAGTGAAAGTGTTATTAGTCAAATTACTGATGATGTTATTGATGATGTCAAAACATGACAAAATCGACCATTAGAAAGCATTTATCCGATTGTTTATTTTGATTGTATAGTAGTTAAAGTTCGACAAGATAAACGGATTATTAATAAATCAGTTTATATAGCATTAGGAGTTGATTTAGAAGGTAAAAAAGATGTTTTAGGCTTATGAATTAGTGAAAATGAAGGTGCTAAATTTTGATTAGCTAATTTCACAGAAATGAAAAATCGAGGCTTAAATGATATTTTGATTGCTTGTAGTGATAATTTAACAGGCATGTCAGAAGCAATACAAGCAGTTTATCCTAAAACAGAACATCAATTATGCATTGTTCATCAAATTCGAAATAGTTTAAAATATGTTTCATACAAACATCGAAAAACTCTAGTTACAGATTTAAAACCAATTTATAGTGCATGTAGTGAAGAACAAGCAATGCAAGCTTTAGAATCATTTGAAAGTAAATGAAATAAACAATATCCCCAAATTGCTAAATCTTGATATAAAAATTGAGAAAATTTGATGATTTTTATTAGTTATCCTGCAGAAATCAAAAGAGTAATTTATACAACAAATGCTATTGAATCTGTTAATAGTCAATTACGAAAAGTTATTAGAAACAAAAAAGCTTTTCCTAATGATATGTCAGTTTTTAAAATATTTTATTTAGCAATTGAAAATATAACAAAAAAATGAACATTGCCTATTCAAAATTGAAATACAGCAATTGCTCATTTTATGATAAAATTTGAAGATAGAATTAATCTGAACTAG
- a CDS encoding transposase yields the protein MHKNYPSHVTKEQFENIKSILENSKKKTKPRSLDLYEVFCAILYVLKSGCQWRMLPKNFPKWQTVYYYFQIWSKNNGKEPSVLQLILKKIS from the coding sequence ATGCATAAAAATTATCCAAGTCATGTCACCAAAGAACAATTTGAGAACATAAAATCAATTTTAGAAAATAGCAAAAAGAAAACAAAACCAAGAAGTTTAGATTTATATGAAGTATTTTGTGCAATTTTATATGTATTAAAAAGTGGTTGTCAATGAAGAATGCTACCAAAAAATTTTCCAAAATGACAAACTGTATATTATTATTTTCAAATTTGAAGTAAAAATAATGGTAAAGAACCTAGTGTATTGCAATTAATTTTAAAAAAAATTAGTTAA
- a CDS encoding transposase: MNNNRKEQTSFCIIDSQSVKNTDTTENKGYDAGKKISGIKRHIVVDSQGLPHAIYITTAEKTDRNSAIIMIENEKENLSAVQKIIVDAGYTGEKFASEIKTIINANVEVIKRRQCLVICVTYKNNYV, from the coding sequence ATCAATAATAATCGCAAAGAACAAACTAGTTTTTGTATAATTGATTCGCAAAGTGTTAAAAATACAGATACTACCGAAAATAAAGGTTATGATGCTGGTAAAAAGATTTCAGGCATAAAACGTCATATTGTTGTTGATTCTCAAGGTTTACCACATGCAATTTACATAACCACAGCAGAAAAAACAGATCGTAATAGCGCTATAATAATGATTGAAAATGAAAAAGAAAATCTTTCTGCAGTTCAAAAAATAATAGTAGATGCTGGTTATACTGGTGAAAAATTTGCTTCTGAAATCAAAACAATCATAAATGCAAATGTTGAAGTGATAAAACGTAGGCAATGTTTAGTAATCTGTGTAACTTACAAAAATAACTATGTTTAA
- a CDS encoding IS256 family transposase, giving the protein MAKKQNINNNDPISKAVDLLLENTEDLTTVFKEGGLYKELTKRLVEKMLNSEMQNYLGYEKNQHSNTENARNGTSSKKLITQQGKIEIDVPRDRNSDFTPVIVAKRQRRFDGFDQQVLSLYAKGMTLSDIRMQLQELYHGADISESVISQITDDVIDDVKTWQNRPLESVYPIVYFDCIVVKVRQDKRIINKSVYIALGVDLEGKKDVLGLWISENEGAKFWLANFTEMKNRGLNDILIACSDNLTGMSEAIQAVYPKTEHQLCIVHQIRNSLKYVSYKHRKTLVTDLKPIYSACSEEQAMQALESFESKWNKQYPQIAKSWYKNWENLMIFISYPTEIKRVIYTTNAIESVNSQLRKVIRNKKAFPNDMSVFKIFYLAIENITKKWTLPIQNWNTAIAHFMIKFEDRINLN; this is encoded by the coding sequence ATGGCTAAAAAACAAAATATTAATAATAATGATCCAATATCAAAAGCAGTAGATTTATTATTAGAAAATACTGAAGATTTAACAACAGTTTTTAAAGAAGGGGGTTTATATAAAGAATTAACAAAACGTTTAGTTGAAAAAATGTTGAATTCTGAAATGCAAAATTATTTAGGATATGAAAAAAATCAACATAGTAATACTGAAAATGCTCGTAATGGTACAAGTTCAAAAAAATTAATAACTCAACAAGGTAAAATTGAGATTGATGTACCAAGAGATCGCAATAGTGATTTTACTCCTGTAATAGTTGCAAAAAGACAGCGAAGATTTGATGGTTTTGATCAACAAGTGCTTTCACTATATGCAAAAGGTATGACTCTATCTGACATTAGAATGCAGTTACAAGAGTTATATCATGGTGCTGATATTAGTGAAAGTGTTATTAGTCAAATTACTGATGATGTTATTGATGATGTCAAAACATGACAAAATCGACCATTAGAAAGCGTTTATCCGATTGTTTATTTTGATTGTATAGTAGTTAAAGTTCGACAAGATAAACGGATTATTAATAAATCAGTTTATATAGCATTAGGAGTTGATTTAGAAGGTAAAAAAGATGTTTTAGGCTTATGAATTAGTGAAAATGAAGGTGCTAAATTTTGATTAGCTAATTTCACAGAAATGAAAAATCGAGGCTTAAATGATATTTTGATTGCTTGTAGTGATAATTTAACAGGCATGTCAGAAGCAATACAAGCAGTTTATCCTAAAACAGAACATCAATTATGCATTGTTCATCAAATTCGAAATAGTTTAAAATATGTTTCATACAAACATCGAAAAACTCTAGTTACAGATTTAAAACCAATTTATAGTGCATGTAGTGAAGAACAAGCAATGCAAGCTTTAGAATCATTTGAAAGTAAATGAAATAAACAATATCCCCAAATTGCTAAATCTTGATATAAAAATTGAGAAAATTTGATGATTTTTATTAGTTATCCTACAGAAATCAAAAGAGTAATTTATACAACAAATGCTATTGAATCTGTTAATAGTCAATTACGAAAAGTTATTAGAAACAAAAAAGCTTTTCCTAATGATATGTCAGTTTTTAAAATATTTTATTTAGCAATTGAAAATATAACAAAAAAATGAACATTGCCTATTCAAAATTGAAATACAGCAATTGCTCATTTTATGATAAAATTTGAAGACAGAATTAATCTGAACTAG
- a CDS encoding IS256 family transposase, whose product MAKKQNINNNDPISKAVDLLLENTEDLTTVFKEGGLYKELTKRLVEKMLNSEMQNYLGYEKNQHSNTENARNGTSSKKLITQQGKIEIDVPRDRNSDFTPVIVAKRQRRFDGFDQQMLSLYAKGMTLSDIRMQLQELYHGADISESVISQITDDVIDDVKAWQNRPLESVYPIVYFDCIVVKVRQDKRIINKSVYIALGVDLEGKKDVLGLWISENEGAKFWLANFTEMKNRGLNDILIACSDNLTGMSEAIQAVYPKTEHQLCIVHQIRNSLKYVSYKHRKTLVTDLKPIYSACSEEQAMQALESFESKWNKQYPQIAKSWYKNWENLMIFISYPAEIKRVIYTTNAIESVNSQLRKVIRNKKAFPNDMSVFKIFYLAIENITKKWTLPIQNWNTAIAHFMIKFEDRINLN is encoded by the coding sequence ATGGCTAAAAAACAAAATATTAATAATAATGATCCAATATCAAAAGCAGTAGATTTATTATTAGAAAATACTGAAGATTTAACAACAGTTTTTAAAGAAGGGGGTTTATATAAAGAATTAACAAAACGTTTAGTTGAAAAAATGTTGAATTCTGAAATGCAAAATTATTTAGGATATGAAAAAAATCAACATAGTAATACTGAAAATGCTCGTAATGGTACAAGTTCAAAAAAATTAATAACTCAACAAGGTAAAATTGAGATTGATGTACCAAGAGATCGCAATAGTGATTTTACTCCTGTAATAGTTGCAAAAAGACAGCGAAGATTTGATGGTTTTGATCAACAAATGCTTTCACTATATGCAAAAGGTATGACTCTATCTGACATTAGAATGCAGTTACAAGAGTTATATCATGGTGCTGATATTAGTGAAAGTGTTATTAGTCAAATTACTGATGATGTTATTGATGATGTCAAAGCATGACAAAATCGACCATTAGAAAGCGTTTATCCGATTGTTTATTTTGATTGTATAGTAGTTAAAGTTCGACAAGATAAACGGATTATTAACAAATCAGTTTATATAGCATTAGGAGTTGATTTAGAAGGTAAAAAAGATGTTTTAGGCTTATGAATTAGTGAAAATGAAGGTGCTAAATTTTGATTAGCTAATTTCACAGAAATGAAAAATCGAGGCTTAAATGATATTTTGATTGCTTGTAGTGATAATTTAACAGGCATGTCAGAAGCAATACAAGCAGTTTATCCTAAAACAGAACATCAATTATGCATTGTTCATCAAATTCGAAATAGTTTAAAATATGTTTCATACAAACATCGAAAAACTCTAGTTACAGATTTAAAACCAATTTATAGTGCATGTAGTGAAGAACAAGCAATGCAAGCTTTAGAATCATTTGAAAGTAAATGAAATAAACAATATCCCCAAATTGCTAAATCTTGATATAAAAATTGAGAAAATTTGATGATTTTTATTAGTTATCCTGCAGAAATCAAAAGAGTAATTTATACAACAAATGCTATTGAATCTGTTAATAGTCAATTACGAAAAGTTATTAGAAACAAAAAAGCTTTTCCTAATGATATGTCAGTTTTTAAAATATTTTATTTAGCAATTGAAAATATAACAAAAAAATGAACATTGCCTATTCAAAATTGAAATACAGCAATTGCTCATTTTATGATAAAATTTGAAGACAGAATTAATCTGAACTAG